The DNA window AACAACCCGGGTCGGTGTTGTGTCCCAGATTGTTGGGGTGTGTATCCCAGTCCATTTTTTGTTCAGGGAAGATGCTGCTCGTGTAGATGTCTTTGATGATCTGAACAGTGGCATCCAGTTCTTCCCAGGCGACGTCGTAGACATCCGGATAGTTTTCTTGATAAAACAACTTGATATTGGCGATGCTCAGCATCGCTTTTTCAGGCGAGTCATATTCTGCGCGCAAGGCTTCAACCGCCACGCGTTTGATTTCGGGCAGCTTGGTGGAAATCACGCCGTGTTGCAGAGCCTGATCGATGGCTGTTTCGGGCTGTAAAATATTGTGTGTAACGCGGTTATGGCAGGTGATGCAGTCCATCTTCTGCAGTTCTTCTTCATTTACCGAGTAGGGATCAAACCCAGAGGCGATATCGACATAATCGGTGGCAGTGCCTTCCTTGTTGACCACGCGCACAAATGGGATTTCTTGTTCCGATTCATCTGTGGGGGCATACAGCACTGTGTTATTGATATGCCAGTGAATTCCCTGATTGCTGTCGCCACCGCCGGTGTTGAGCACCAGAAACGTGCGATACAGCGAGTTTTCGGGGTCGATGTCATAGGTGGCGATTACCTTGTGAGTTGCATCAGAAAACTTTTTTACGTTATGGCATTCTTCGCAAACTTCTTCTGCCGGGCGCAAGGTGTGGGATACCAAGGGATATTCGTAGTTCTTGAAAAGGGAGGCGGTGACATGCCGAACTTCGCCGATTTTGCGCCCAATCTGGCTGCCAATCGGTGCGCGCCCGAGGTGACATTCTACGCATTTGACCTCGGCGTGGGGCGAGTTCAAATAAGAGAGATTTTCAGATGGGTGGACACCATGACAGGCGCTGCCACAAAACTCAGGCGAGTTGGTGTACTCCCAGGTATATGTGCCGATGAAGATTGTCAACACAAAAATCAAAGCCAGCACCAGAAAGGGTGCAGTTTTCGCCCAGCGGCTTGCTTCCAGGCTGGGGTAGAAAAAAAGCCGGATTTTCTGGATAAAATTCTTCATTGCACCTTCCTCATTTCAGGACTTTGCTAGCATATTTCAGTAACACCATCATAGCAAAAGCGGATTGCTGGTTGTAGCGGGAAATCTCCTCACCTTTGTAGGGTTTTTCCTGACAGGTGTCTGCTTGAGAATCAAACGGGCTGCAACTCATAGGTTGCAGCCCGTTTGATTCCCAGAATATCAGGGATAATGTGTTATAAGAGACGATCCCGCCGGATAATGTAGCTGGTGATACCCCCTAGAAGCAATACGCCGAACATCAGCCAGAAGAGTGTCGCAGCGCGGGGTTCAAATTCCTTGCTGCTGGCAATGGCGGCTTGTGCAAATAATATTTCTAGAAATACCCACAGGAGCCAGGCCGCCCACTCGTACCAGGGGCGGCGCATAAATCGGATGAGGCGATAATCGTCATTATCCATAGCTTTAAAATACCTTAAATGACATATTTTGAGTTTTCCCTTAACTGCTCAGGCTAGCGCTTTCGCAGAGAGAATGCCTCTTTTGGTTCCTAATCTTCGCGCAGGGTTTGCTCGGTGTCGATACCGTATTCGGGCAAATTTTGCCACCACCATTGTTCGGGGTCTTTTTGCGCGCCATAGCTGAAAGCATCATCCATACTGCGCAGGAAACCATCTAGAAAAGGGAGTTTGGCAACCCCGGCTTTGATCCAGCTGTGAAGCCAGACTTTATTCTTCTTTGAGAAGGGGCAAACCGCGAAACAGATACTGCAATTTGTACCTGCTTTTTCGGTCATATAGGTGCGGCAATTGACCGAATTCTCGAAAAAGGCTTTGTGTCCGGGATTAGACCAGGGGCCTTCCGTTTCCCAGGATGGCTCATCGGACAGGCTGAGCGCGCTGGAGGGACAGGCCTCGGCGCATTTTTTGCAGGATTTACAAAAATCGAAAATGCCAGCATCAATGGGTTGATCGGGAACCAGTGGGAGGTCGGTAATCATTTTGAACATGCGCACCATGGGGCCAAATTCGGGCGTAATCATCCTGTTGAGGCGCGACAACTCTCCGAGACCGGCCATCACCCCCAGAGCCGGGGCGATGGCCAGCGCATTGCTGGTGGCCTCCCCCAGGCATTGGTATCCTAATCCGCGCAAAAATTCTTGCGTTTTCTCTTGAATATCCCGGCCGCGGCTATACGATAAAAGTGTGGTTTGCTCGGCAATTGCGGTGGGCGCGCGCTTGACGGTCTCAATAGACATCTGTACCGTATAGACAATTGCCCATTTAGCCTTGTTGGGAATAATGCGCCGGGTGGCTGTTTCGGAGGCCTGATCGGTATCCTGAAAAACAAGTTCTTTACCGTCGGGGTCGTGAGTGTAGATTAGCTTGCGTGTTTGTTCGTTGAGTTCAACAAAACCGATGGTGGCAGCGCCAAAATGACGCATGGCAACCCGCAACATGCGGGAGGCTTCTTCGGGTGATCCGCTCCAGGGTGCCACACCGCGTTCATGGGGTGTCTGCGCATTTTGCGGGCCGAGGAAAGAACGCGCTCCGCGTGCCCCGAGACCCTGGGCCGCGTTGAGCGCCTGGTCTTTGAGGGTGTAACCAGGGGTATGGTTGATGATGCGTTGTTTCTCGCTTTCTTCAGCAACCCGCAGCAGATGATCGTATTCGTCTTGCCCAATGAACGCGGCGAATCCGGAACTGCGCATAGTTTTGCGCGAGTCGAAGCGCTGAAGCTGATCCCAATCGATTTCGACGGTCGGTTTCTCAACGGATTTAACCCACCAGGGGCGCGGCGCTTTTCCCGTGGAGCTGAGTAGCTGCTGGGAAGGTGGTGCGGTGTTTTTTGTCGGGCTGGCCGCCGGGAGCGTGTTGGCAGCCAGCGATGTTGCTGTAATTCCGGCGATACGAATAAACTCTCGGCGAGTGATGAGTTTTCGGCCTTTTTCTACCACTAAGAACTCCTCATACTATCTTTATGCCTACGAATCAGTTTTGTCGAGCAGCCCAGCTTTGAGGGCAAACTGCACAATTTGCGAACGATGTTCCAGATCAAGTTTCTCCATAGCGCGGGCGCGATAGGTGTCAACTGTTTTCGGACTGAGTGACAGGCGTTCGCCAATTTCGCGGCTGGTAT is part of the Chloroflexota bacterium genome and encodes:
- a CDS encoding reductive dehalogenase, with protein sequence MVEKGRKLITRREFIRIAGITATSLAANTLPAASPTKNTAPPSQQLLSSTGKAPRPWWVKSVEKPTVEIDWDQLQRFDSRKTMRSSGFAAFIGQDEYDHLLRVAEESEKQRIINHTPGYTLKDQALNAAQGLGARGARSFLGPQNAQTPHERGVAPWSGSPEEASRMLRVAMRHFGAATIGFVELNEQTRKLIYTHDPDGKELVFQDTDQASETATRRIIPNKAKWAIVYTVQMSIETVKRAPTAIAEQTTLLSYSRGRDIQEKTQEFLRGLGYQCLGEATSNALAIAPALGVMAGLGELSRLNRMITPEFGPMVRMFKMITDLPLVPDQPIDAGIFDFCKSCKKCAEACPSSALSLSDEPSWETEGPWSNPGHKAFFENSVNCRTYMTEKAGTNCSICFAVCPFSKKNKVWLHSWIKAGVAKLPFLDGFLRSMDDAFSYGAQKDPEQWWWQNLPEYGIDTEQTLRED